DNA sequence from the Pedobacter sp. W3I1 genome:
AAACTTTCATCACGCTGTGCTTCATCAGTCCTTAAATTAAAATTACAATGTGCCACACCAATATCAATGCCTATTGCTTTAAATAAATGCAACATTAATACCGAGTCTTTTCCTCCGCTTACGGCCAAAAGAATCTTGTTAGCCCGAACAAACAGCTGTTGCTGTTCAATAAAATCCTGAAATTGTTTTACGGGTAACATCCATCAAAAATATTTAATTTTAACTGGTATTCCGAACGTTCGGAACAAAAAACTAACTTTGTAGTGTGCAAAAACTATTTGTCTTTTTATTCTTTCTAATCAGTCCGGTATTTTTATTCGGCCAGCAACCCGCTTCGAAGATTAAAATTGTTTCGTTTTCCAAAATAACTGGAGATACCAAGAAAAAAATCAGTTATCTACGCAACCCCGTTTTCCAACAGGACAATGCCACTTTAACCTGCGATAGCGCGGTATTTTACAGCGAACGGAATTATTTCGAAGCTTTTAAAAACGTTCACATCAACCAGCTTACAACAGATATTTATTCAGATCAGCTGGAGTATGATGGAAATAAAAAACATGCACATTTAACCGGAAATGTGAAAATGATTGATCCAACATCGATTTTAACGACCAATATTTTAGATTATAATACACTTACCAAAATAGGAACTTATACCAGTGGGGGTAAAATTGTAAACAAAGAAGTAACGTTAACAAGTAAAAACGGCTATTATTTTAGTGAAAGAAACGTTGCCTACTTTAAATATGATGTGGTAGTGGTTACGCCTCAATCGGTCATAAAATCGGATACGATGAGTTACAATACTCAGGATAAATGGACCTATTTTTATGGCCCTACCAATATTAAAGGAAAAGACGACAACCTATACACCGAAAACGGGCAATACAATACACTTAGTGAAGATGCCTTTTTTGGAAAGAAAAATCTTTATACACAAGGTACAAGATCTTTAAAAGGTGATAGTTTGTATTATTATGGGAAGAAAGGTATTGGCAAGGCTGTAAAAAACATCGTTTTCTCTGACACGAAAGATAAGATGAAAATGTTCGGCGATTTAGGTTATTACTATAAATTGGATCAGCGGACTTTAGTTACCAGAAATGCATATTTAGGAATAGGCACAGAAGATTCTATAATGGTGAAGAATAAAAAAAGGCCTGATAGTTTATGGATGGGTGCCGATACTTTAGAAACCCAGATGGTATTGCAAAAAACCTTAAAATTAGTTCCTAAAATTTCGATCAAAGCCGATAATCAGGTTGGAGAAGATGATGAACAAACTGGCGAAAAGAAAGAAAAAGGGGAAGAAAAATATAAACCAGAAACTGGATCTACCCAAAAGGAAGACAAGAATAAACGAAATGCAGCCCGAAACAATAGGGCTGATAAAAAGAAAAAGAACAAGGGCGATGCTGGAATAGATGATCCGCTTAATCTGAAAGACAAGGGTATAGACAGCTTAAAGTCAAAGGTTGATTCACTCGCTAAAGGACTGCCAACGCTTAATCCAGATAGTCTGCAAAAAAATAAGACCTTAAAGAGCAAGGCTGATTCTATAATCAAAAACCTGCCTAAACTTAAAACAGACAGTCTGAATAAGCTAGCTGATAAAGCCAATTCGATAGTAAAGGGTGTATCGAAAACAAAAATCGATAGTTTACAAAAAAAGATCACAGACAAAGCTTCTCCGATGGTTAAAGATATTTCAAAATCTAAGATCGATAGTCTGCAAAAAAAGATAACAAAGTCTGGCGCAAAAGATAGTTTAACAAAAGTTTTAGGAAACTTAAAACCCGGCGCATTAAAGACTGATACTACCAAATTTAACCCCGCTGATACCGTTCAAACCCGAATCATTAAGGCTTATCATGGCGTTAAGATTTTTAAAACGAACATACAGGCCAAAACCGACAGTCTGTTTTATACCAGTGCCGATTCTACTTTACGTTGCTACAGTAATCCGATCATCTGGTCGGAAGGCTCGCAACAGGTTGGCGATACCATATTTGTTCAGTTCAAAAATAAAAAACTAAATAACTTACAGGCCTTCAGGAATGCATTTTTAGTGAATACACCAAAAGATTCATTAAGGTTTAATCAGATAAAAGGCCGGTTGATGACGGGTTTCTTTAAAAATGGGAAATTTAAGAACCTCTATGTAGATGGCAACGCCGAAAGCATTTATTATACCCAAGATGACAGTACAAAGGTGTACAAGGAAATGAACCAAACTCTCAGTAGCAGGATAAAATTCATTTTTAAGGATAAGGAAAATGCGATTGAGGAAATTGTTTATATTAAAGGAATAGAAGGAGCCTTAAATCCCGAAAACACGATTGCAAAAGATCATGTATTAAAAGGATTCTCCTGGAAACCTACAGAAAGGCCAAAATCAAAGAAAGATGCCATTGGTTCTTCTGGGAAACCAAAGCCCAAAGTTAAGGCTAAAACAGTTGTGGGTAAAACTGTGACTGGTTCTAAAGTAACCACTTCCGCAGGCAAAACACCAACAACGGTACCCATTCCAAAACCGAAGGTTACATTAGGAAAAGATAGTTTAAATCTCAATAAAATACCACAAACCAAACCGGCAGACACCAGTAATTTTGGCATTAAACCTATTTTACCAAAAAAGGATGCTGTGCAGGTGAAAAAAGATTCTGTTCAAATGAAAAAGGTGGTTGATAAAATGTAGTAAGTGTGATCGTCATTTCGACTGGAGCGCAGCGGAATGGAGAAATCTTTTGATGAAAAGTTCAAAGATTTCTCCACTACGGTCGAAATGACGATCCATCAAAATTTAATAATCCGGTAAAGCCTACCCCCCTATCCCTTCAAAAATTCCATCATCTTTTTAAGTGCAATAGCCCTGTGACTAATTTTATTCTTCTCAGCCATATCCATTTCGGCAAAGGTAATCTCGTAACCAGCTGGCTGAAAAATAGGGTCGTAGCCAAAGCCTTTCGATCCGGATAATTCTGTTCTGATGGTTCCCTCAATTGTGCCTTCAAAAATGTGGTTTTTACCATCTTGCATTAAGGAGATCACTGTTTTAAACCTTGCTTTTCTATTGGAGTTGCCCTCAAGTTTCATTAAAACCAGTTGAATATTTTCTAAGCTATCCCGGCTTCCCGAATATCGGGCAGAATAAACGCCTGGTTCGTTGTTCAAAGCATCTACTTCTAAGCCACTATCGTCGGCAAAACAGTCTAAATTAAAATGTTCTACCACATAGTTACTTTTTAAAGTTGCATTTCCTTCAAAAGTATCAGCAGTTTCTGGAATATCAACCAAACAACCAATATCTTCCAGATTCAGCACCTCATATTTACCTTCAAGCGCTGAGCGTATTTCTTCTGTTTTATACTGATTATTGGTTGCAAATACAAGTTTTTTCATTTTAGAGAAGGTAAAAGGTTTAAGGGCGTAGGGTTTAAGGTTTTTTGTAGCCGAATTGAAATGCGATATTTCAGCACTTGATACTTAATTCTCAATACTTGATACGCTTGCGAATTGCTATTTAATTTTCTGAAGGTGGCCCCAAAGCGTTTTCTTAGCGGTTAAATCACTATCCAGATGATGGAGATTAGGAGCAAAAATAATCCGGGTGGTTTCATAAACGATGATTTCATTTTGCCAGATGAGGTTCAGTTTCAAGTCGGCAACTTCTACTCCAAAAGATAACATAATGGCAGGTTTAAAAAACTGATGCAGTTCTGCAAAATCTGTCCCCCTATAATTTGAATAATTTAGAATAGCAAAATCAGGCGTACCCAAATCAACGGCCTTCACAATTTTCCGCAGCAGTTCCCTACCCTGTTCGGTGCTTACATCATG
Encoded proteins:
- a CDS encoding non-canonical purine NTP diphosphatase, whose translation is MKKLVFATNNQYKTEEIRSALEGKYEVLNLEDIGCLVDIPETADTFEGNATLKSNYVVEHFNLDCFADDSGLEVDALNNEPGVYSARYSGSRDSLENIQLVLMKLEGNSNRKARFKTVISLMQDGKNHIFEGTIEGTIRTELSGSKGFGYDPIFQPAGYEITFAEMDMAEKNKISHRAIALKKMMEFLKG
- a CDS encoding OstA-like protein, coding for MQKLFVFLFFLISPVFLFGQQPASKIKIVSFSKITGDTKKKISYLRNPVFQQDNATLTCDSAVFYSERNYFEAFKNVHINQLTTDIYSDQLEYDGNKKHAHLTGNVKMIDPTSILTTNILDYNTLTKIGTYTSGGKIVNKEVTLTSKNGYYFSERNVAYFKYDVVVVTPQSVIKSDTMSYNTQDKWTYFYGPTNIKGKDDNLYTENGQYNTLSEDAFFGKKNLYTQGTRSLKGDSLYYYGKKGIGKAVKNIVFSDTKDKMKMFGDLGYYYKLDQRTLVTRNAYLGIGTEDSIMVKNKKRPDSLWMGADTLETQMVLQKTLKLVPKISIKADNQVGEDDEQTGEKKEKGEEKYKPETGSTQKEDKNKRNAARNNRADKKKKNKGDAGIDDPLNLKDKGIDSLKSKVDSLAKGLPTLNPDSLQKNKTLKSKADSIIKNLPKLKTDSLNKLADKANSIVKGVSKTKIDSLQKKITDKASPMVKDISKSKIDSLQKKITKSGAKDSLTKVLGNLKPGALKTDTTKFNPADTVQTRIIKAYHGVKIFKTNIQAKTDSLFYTSADSTLRCYSNPIIWSEGSQQVGDTIFVQFKNKKLNNLQAFRNAFLVNTPKDSLRFNQIKGRLMTGFFKNGKFKNLYVDGNAESIYYTQDDSTKVYKEMNQTLSSRIKFIFKDKENAIEEIVYIKGIEGALNPENTIAKDHVLKGFSWKPTERPKSKKDAIGSSGKPKPKVKAKTVVGKTVTGSKVTTSAGKTPTTVPIPKPKVTLGKDSLNLNKIPQTKPADTSNFGIKPILPKKDAVQVKKDSVQMKKVVDKM